A region of Arabidopsis thaliana chromosome 5, partial sequence DNA encodes the following proteins:
- the BTI3 gene encoding VIRB2-interacting protein 3 (VIRB2-interacting protein 3 (BTI3); INVOLVED IN: biological_process unknown; LOCATED IN: endoplasmic reticulum, plasma membrane, endoplasmic reticulum membrane; EXPRESSED IN: 23 plant structures; EXPRESSED DURING: 13 growth stages; CONTAINS InterPro DOMAIN/s: Reticulon (InterPro:IPR003388); BEST Arabidopsis thaliana protein match is: Reticulan like protein B3 (TAIR:AT1G64090.1); Has 1807 Blast hits to 1807 proteins in 277 species: Archae - 0; Bacteria - 0; Metazoa - 736; Fungi - 347; Plants - 385; Viruses - 0; Other Eukaryotes - 339 (source: NCBI BLink).) → MVEDHKHEESILEKIVEKIHGHGDSSSLSDSDDDKKSTSSSSSSFKSKIYRLFGREKPVHKVLGGGKPADIFLWRNKKVSGGVLGAVTASWVLFELFEYHLLAFLCHFAIFALAALFLWSNACTFIHKSTPHIPEVHIPEDPILQLVSGLRIEINRGLTLLRNIASGKDVKKFILVIAGLWVLSIIGSCYNFLTLFYTATVLLFTIPVLYEKYEDKVDAYGEKAMREIKKQYAVLDEKVLRKVISKIPRGALNKKKD, encoded by the exons atggTGGAAGACCACAAGCACGAGGAATCGATCTTGGAGAAGATTGTTGAGAAGATCCATGGCCACGGTGACTCGTCTTCTCTGTCCGATTCCGACGACGATAAGAAATCTACATCGTCTTCGTCGTCGTCCTTCAAGTCAAAGATTTACCGACTTTTCGGAAGGGAGAAACCTGTTCACAAGGTTCTCGGTGGTGGAAAAC CTGCTGATATATTCCTTTGGAGGAACAAGAAGGTATCTGGTGGAGTCTTGGGTGCTGTAACTGCGTCTTGGGTCTTATTCGAGTTATTCGAATACCATCTCCTCGCTTTTCTCTGTCACTTTGCGATTTTTGCTCTTGCAGCATTGTTCTTGTGGTCTAATGCTTGTACATTCATCCACAA GTCAACTCCTCACATCCCGGAAGTTCACATCCCTGAAGATCCTATTCTTCAACTTGTTTCTGGATTAAGGATTGAAATCAATCGTGGTTTGACCCTTCTTAGGAACATTGCATCAGGAAAAGATGTCAAGAAATTTATCCTG GTAATTGCTGGCTTGTGGGTTTTGTCCATTATTGGCAGCTGCTACAACTTCTTGACATTGTTCTACACTG CTACTGTCCTTCTCTTCACCATTCCTGTACTCTACGAGAAGTATGAGGACAAAGTAGATGCCTATGGGGAGAAGGCGATGAGGGAGATCAAAAAGCAATATGCAGTACTTGATGAGAAGGTATTGCGTAAGGTCATAAGCAAGATTCCAAGAGGAGCtctgaacaagaagaaggattAA
- a CDS encoding LURP-one-like protein (DUF567) (Protein of unknown function (DUF567); CONTAINS InterPro DOMAIN/s: Protein of unknown function DUF567 (InterPro:IPR007612); BEST Arabidopsis thaliana protein match is: Protein of unknown function (DUF567) (TAIR:AT2G38640.1); Has 1807 Blast hits to 1807 proteins in 277 species: Archae - 0; Bacteria - 0; Metazoa - 736; Fungi - 347; Plants - 385; Viruses - 0; Other Eukaryotes - 339 (source: NCBI BLink).) translates to MFPFLKQRSRSVHGEDAPSSTESTVSVAAADIGGACTTLTVWRKSLLVSCEGFTVIDSNGDLIYRVDNYARTRPEELILMDKDGNSLLLMHRTKKITLVDSWGIYEANDTKGETKIPKCPTWYMRKNLKMNILSTKSDILAYVYSGSFDKKNSYIIKGSYRCKSCKIVHVPLNKTVVEIKRKEVRTKGVRFGSDVFDLVVNPGFDTGLAMALVLLLDQMFS, encoded by the exons atgtTCCCTTTCTTGAAGCAACGGTCGAGGTCGGTCCACGGTGAAGATGCACCGTCATCTACAGAGTCCACAGTCTCCGTCGCTGCCGCAGATATTGGAGGAGCGTGTACGACACTCACGGTGTGGAGAAAATCGCTTCTGGTGAGTTGTGAAGGATTCACGGTGATAGATTCGAATGGAGATTTGATTTACCGGGTCGATAATTATGCCCGAACCCGACCCGAGGAACTCATCCTCATGGATAAAGATGGAAACTCCCTCCTCCTCATGCATCGTACCAAG AAAATTACGCTAGTAGATAGTTGGGGAATCTATGAAGCAAATGATacaaaaggagaaacaaaaataccaAAGTGCCCAACCTGGTACATGAGGAAGAACTTAAAGATGAATATTCTGAGCACCAAATCCGACATTTTGGCATACGTATATTCAGGATCGTTCGATAAGAAGAATTCATACATCATCAAAGGATCGTATAGATGTAAATCGTGTAAAATAGTGCACGTCCCATTGAACAAGACAGTGGTGGAGATCAAAAGGAAAGAGGTCAGAACCAAAGGAGTCCGGTTCGGTTCAGATGTTTTTGATCTGGTTGTTAATCCCGGTTTTGACACCGGTTTGGCAAtggctttggttttgttattaGATCAAATGTtctcttaa
- a CDS encoding DET1 complexing ubiquitin ligase: MVPTTYRPTHNRTLPPPDQVITTEVKNILIRSFYQRAEEKLRPKRPATDHLAAEHVNKHFRAASSSSSTQGL; encoded by the exons ATGGTTCCTACCACCTATCGTCCTACTCACAACCGTACACTTCCACCACCAGATCAag TGATAACTACAGAAGTGAAAAACATTCTTATACGCAGCTTCTATCAACGAGCTGAAGAAAAG TTAAGACCAAAGAGACCGGCTACAGATCATCTGGCAGCGGAGCACGTGAACAAGCATTTCCGTGCtgcgtcttcttcttcatctactcAGGGTTTATAA
- a CDS encoding DET1 complexing ubiquitin ligase (FUNCTIONS IN: molecular_function unknown; INVOLVED IN: biological_process unknown; LOCATED IN: chloroplast; EXPRESSED IN: 24 plant structures; EXPRESSED DURING: 15 growth stages; CONTAINS InterPro DOMAIN/s: Ubiquitin ligase, Det1/DDB1-complexing (InterPro:IPR018276); Has 1807 Blast hits to 1807 proteins in 277 species: Archae - 0; Bacteria - 0; Metazoa - 736; Fungi - 347; Plants - 385; Viruses - 0; Other Eukaryotes - 339 (source: NCBI BLink).) translates to MASILGDLPSFDPHNFSQHRPSDPSNPSKMVPTTYRPTHNRTLPPPDQVITTEVKNILIRSFYQRAEEKLRPKRPATDHLAAEHVNKHFRAASSSSSTQGL, encoded by the exons ATGGCGTCGATTCTGGGTGATTTGCCTTCCTTTGATCCTCACAATTTCAGTCAACATCGTCCCTCCGATCCTTCTAATCCCTCT AAGATGGTTCCTACCACCTATCGTCCTACTCACAACCGTACACTTCCACCACCAGATCAag TGATAACTACAGAAGTGAAAAACATTCTTATACGCAGCTTCTATCAACGAGCTGAAGAAAAG TTAAGACCAAAGAGACCGGCTACAGATCATCTGGCAGCGGAGCACGTGAACAAGCATTTCCGTGCtgcgtcttcttcttcatctactcAGGGTTTATAA
- a CDS encoding RING/U-box superfamily protein (RING/U-box superfamily protein; FUNCTIONS IN: zinc ion binding; EXPRESSED IN: 23 plant structures; EXPRESSED DURING: 13 growth stages; CONTAINS InterPro DOMAIN/s: Zinc finger, MIZ-type (InterPro:IPR004181); BEST Arabidopsis thaliana protein match is: zinc ion binding;zinc ion binding (TAIR:AT1G08910.1); Has 2409 Blast hits to 1813 proteins in 283 species: Archae - 4; Bacteria - 96; Metazoa - 1110; Fungi - 536; Plants - 146; Viruses - 31; Other Eukaryotes - 486 (source: NCBI BLink).), which translates to MSTAAAARPVAGTGLREKTAASLVNSFRLASVTQRLRYHIQDGAKVDPKEFQICCISFAKGIDFAIANNDIPKKVEEFPWLLKQLCRHGTDVYTKTALMVLMISVKHACHLGWFSDSESQELIALADEIRTCFGSSGSTSPGIKSPGSTFSQIMERFYPFVKLGHVLVSFEVKAGYTMLAHDFYISKNMPHSLQEKIRLFVAQTDNIDTSACISNPPEVSFLLNGKGVEKRVNIAMDTGPQLPTNVTAQLKYGTNLLQVMGNFKGNYIIIIAFTGLVVPPEKPVLKDYLQSGVIEASPDSDIIEGPSRVSLSCPISRKRIKLPVKGQLCKHLQCFDFSNYVHINMRNPTWRCPHCNQPVCYPDIRLDQNMAKILKDVEHNAADVIIDAGGTWKVTKNTGETPEPVREIIHDLEDPMSLLNSGPVVFDLTGDDDAELEVFGDNKVEDRKPCMSDAQGQSNNNNTNKHPSNDDYSSIFDISDVIALDPEILSALGNTAPQPHQASNTGTGQQYSNLSQIPMSIDPMPVPVPFSQTPSPRDRPATTSTVFTIPNPSPQYSQVHASPVTPTGTYLGRTTSPRWNQTYQSQAPPMTTPYTSRKVSVPVTSQSPANVSSFVQSQHVPRVLSQPNNYGVRGLTSSHASTSRQHPSGPTVQSVSRLSDLVDVDLTVPDTSNWRPRMRGSLVPGSHSTALDHMIIRPSQQSQTSTRLNSSQPVQTPSVQTSQAQSPFTTAAYRTETVLGNRNHPVPAPPGIVRPTGPTS; encoded by the exons ATGTCTACGGCGGCAGCGGCTCGTCCGGTGGCTGGAACTGGCTTACGGGAGAAGACGGCAGCGTCACTGGTCAATTCCTTCCGATTAGCGTCGGTGACTCAACGTTTACGTTACCACATTCAAGACGGAGCTAAGGTTGATCCTAAGGAGTTTCAAATCTGTTGCATCTCTTTCGCTAA AGGCATTGATTTTGCTATAGCGAATAATGATATTCCTAAGAAGGTTGAGGAGTTTCCGTGGTTACTCAAACAG TTGTGCAGACATGGAACTGATGTGTACACTAAGACGGCGCTTATGGTGCTGATGATCTCTGTTAAG CATGCTTGTCATTTGGGATGGTTTTCGGATAGCGAGAGTCAAGAACTTATCGCTCTAGCTGATgag ATAAGGACTTGTTTTGGGAGTTCTGGAAGCACTAGCCCTGGTATCAAAAGTCCTGGCAGTACATTTTCGCAGATCATGGAGAG GTTCTATCCATTTGTAAAGCTTGGGcatgttcttgtttcttttgaagTGAAG GCTGGCTATACAATGCTGGCGCATGATTTTTATATCTCAAAGAATATGCCACATTCACTCCAAGAGAAAATT CGGTTATTTGTTGCCCAGACAGACAACATAGACACGTCTGCCTGTATTTCAAATCCTCCAGAAGTCAG CTTCTTGCTAAATGGAAAGGGGGTTGAGAAGAGAGTCAATATCGCAATG gATACAGGGCCTCAACTCCCTACAAATGTTACTGCACAGCTGAAATATGGAACTAATCTTCTCCAAGTGATGGGGAATTTTAAAG GAAATTACATCATCATAATTGCTTTTACGGGACTGGTAGTGCCACCTGAAAAACCGGTTCTTAAAGATTACCTTCAGTCCGGAGTCATTGAAGCAAGTCCAG ATTCAGACATCATTGAGGGGCCATCACGAGTATCTCTCAGTTGCCCTATAAG TCGCAAGCGGATCAAGCTACCAGTCAAGGGCCAGTTATGTAAACATCTTCAG tgttttgatttctcaaaCTACGTTCACATAAATATGAGGAACCCAACCTGGCGCTGCCCGCATTGCAATCAACCTGTTTGCTACCCTGACATTCGTTTAGATCAAAACATGGCCAAG ATATTAAAAGATGTGGAACACAATGCTGCTGATGTAATCATCGATGCTGGTGGTACATGGAAGGTTACAAAAAATACTGGCGAGACCCCGGAACCTGTGCGTGAGATCATTCATGATCTAGAAGACCCGATGAGCTTATTAAACTCTGGTCCTGTTGTTTTCGATCTTACGGGGGATGATGATGCTGAACTGGAAGTTTTTGGTGACAACAAGGTTGAGGACCGGAAGCCCTGTATGTCTGATGCTCAGGGTCAATCTAATAATAACAACACAAATAAACATCCTTCAAACGATGATTACTCTTCGATATTTGATATCTCTGATGTGATCGCACTTGACCCGGAGATTTTATCTGCTTTGGGAAACACTGCGCCACAACCGCATCAAGCTTCGAATACTGGAACTGGTCAACAATATTCAAACTTATCCCAAATACCAATGTCCATAGATCCAATGCCGGTACCTGTACCATTCTCGCAGACACCATCTCCAAGAGATAGACCAGCAACTACTTCCACTGTCTTCACCATACCGAATCCCTCTCCACAATACTCTCAGGTTCATGCTTCACCTGTTACACCCACCGGAACATATCTTGGTAGAACCACTAGTCCGAGATGGAACCAGACTTATCAATCTCAAGCGCCACCAATGACAACTCCATATACG AGCCGGAAGGTCTCAGTTCCAGTAACGAGCCAGTCGCCAGCGAATGTATCCTCTTTTGTTCAGTCTCAGCATGTCCCTAGAGTACTCAGCCAGCCTAATAATTATGGCGTCAGAGGTTTAACCAGTAGCCATGCAAGCACTTCAAGGCAGCACCCAAGTGGTCCCACTGTTCAATCTGTTTCTCGATTAAGTGACCTAGTGGATGTAGACTTGACGGTTCCTGATACATCCAACTGGCGCCCGAGGATGCGAGGAAGTCTTGTGCCCGGTTCTCATTCCACTGCTCTTGACCACATGATCATCCGACCTAGCCAACAGTCTCAAACTTCCACTAGGCTGAATAGTTCACAGCCGGTTCAGACACCATCGGTTCAAACGTCTCAAGCTCAGTCACCTTTTACAACGGCTGCCTATAGAACCGAGACAGTTTTAGGAAACCGAAACCATCCGGTGCCCGCTCCTCCTGGCATTGTTAGGCCTACTGGACCGACATCTTGA
- the WRKY24 gene encoding WRKY DNA-binding protein 24 (WRKY DNA-binding protein 24 (WRKY24); CONTAINS InterPro DOMAIN/s: DNA-binding WRKY (InterPro:IPR003657); BEST Arabidopsis thaliana protein match is: WRKY DNA-binding protein 56 (TAIR:AT1G64000.1); Has 1807 Blast hits to 1807 proteins in 277 species: Archae - 0; Bacteria - 0; Metazoa - 736; Fungi - 347; Plants - 385; Viruses - 0; Other Eukaryotes - 339 (source: NCBI BLink).), producing the protein MDREDINPMLSRLDVENNNTFSSFVDKTLMMMPPSTFSGEVEPSSSSSWYPESFHVHAPPLPPENDQIGEKGKELKEKRSRKVPRIAFHTRSDDDVLDDGYRWRKYGQKSVKHNAHPRSYYRCTYHTCNVKKQVQRLAKDPNVVVTTYEGVHNHPCEKLMETLNPLLRQLQFLSSFSNL; encoded by the exons ATGGACAGAGAAGACATAAATCCTATGTTAAGCCGCCTAGATGTCGAAAACAACAACACCTTCTCTTCCTTTGTAGACAAAACCCTAATGATGATGCCTCCATCAACATTTTCCGGTGAAGTGGaaccttcatcttcttcttcttggtatCCAGAAAGCTTTCATGTGCATGCGCCGCCATTACCACCTGAGAATGATCAAATAGGTGAGAAAGGGAAGGAgctgaaagagaagagatcgaGGAAAGTTCCAAGGATTGCGTTTCATACGAGGAGCGATGATGATGTTCTTGATGATGGTTATCGTTGGCGAAAATATGGGCAGAAATCTGTCAAGCACAATGCTCATCCCAG GAGCTATTACAGATGTACGTACCACACATGCAACGTGAAGAAACAAGTGCAGAGATTGGCAAAAGATCCAAACGTCGTCGTAACGACCTACGAAGGCGTTCATAACCATCCTTGTGAGAAGCTCATGGAGACTCTTAATCCTCTTCTCAGGCAACTCCAGTTCCTCTCCAGTTTCTCTAATCTTTGA